A window of the Syntrophorhabdaceae bacterium genome harbors these coding sequences:
- a CDS encoding VOC family protein, translating to MKIEKIDHICFAVKDLEATKKIYKDHFSLIPTFEYVAESEKIKVARYYIGEVAVEFMESTSPDGDVAKFIDSRGEGAFLISYKVDDLSKAMQELRGKNVKLIDDTPRELFGNRYAFVHHPNKLHGVLTELLEGDFDINK from the coding sequence ATGAAGATAGAAAAGATCGACCACATCTGTTTTGCAGTAAAAGACCTTGAAGCAACGAAAAAGATATACAAGGATCATTTCAGCCTGATACCGACATTCGAATATGTTGCAGAATCAGAGAAGATCAAGGTAGCCCGGTATTACATAGGAGAGGTAGCCGTAGAGTTTATGGAATCGACCTCCCCGGACGGGGACGTTGCTAAATTTATCGACAGCAGGGGGGAGGGCGCCTTTCTCATATCCTATAAGGTAGACGATCTTTCGAAGGCTATGCAGGAGCTGAGGGGCAAGAATGTGAAGCTCATCGATGATACCCCGCGGGAGCTCTTCGGGAACCGGTATGCCTTTGTACATCACCCCAATAAGCTCCACGGGGTATTGACCGAACTCCTCGAAGGAGATTTCGATATCAACAAATAG
- a CDS encoding helix-turn-helix domain-containing protein yields the protein MVDNKINEYYNNVEVKLEDIVDKLLKSKVNDHDNILLNVQHLIEKVFIGSAMKLSDNNVSKASKLLGINRNTLSKKVKEAQNTNRRPQKKS from the coding sequence ATGGTTGATAATAAAATTAATGAGTACTATAATAATGTTGAAGTAAAGCTTGAAGATATAGTAGACAAACTATTGAAATCAAAAGTTAATGACCATGATAACATCCTCCTTAATGTACAGCACCTTATAGAAAAGGTGTTCATCGGGTCAGCCATGAAACTATCCGATAATAATGTTTCGAAGGCATCGAAATTGCTGGGTATTAACAGGAACACCCTGAGCAAGAAGGTTAAGGAAGCTCAGAATACAAACCGCCGGCCTCAGAAAAAATC